The Daphnia pulex isolate KAP4 chromosome 3, ASM2113471v1 genome includes a region encoding these proteins:
- the LOC124190007 gene encoding scoloptoxin SSD14-like, with protein sequence MESRSGYELAFTSAAPTPSRLGRYKTAAISSDGAQCSNAGRDVLEEGGNAVDAAIAALFCNAVVNPQSAGIGGGFHMTVYDPVTRTAHCLDAREVAPLAATEDMFQSDPSLAKKGGLAVAVPGELAGYWAAHQRYGRLPWSRLVQPAVKLAENGAPVNRHLAEVLRREAQSIQDEPSMRFFVDATSGQVLKFGDTFKFPALAETLKQVGRDGVEAFYNGTLGDMLIDDVRLRGGILTKEDLRQYRVQWVEPVQVKLKNNLTLYSPPPPGSGVLTAYIMRLLDPGHLDNNSSSPDDGIMSSDHPVTHHRIAEAFKHAFAQRTKLGDPRFHPEVNQLTELLISDAFVDETRSKIQDSVTFDDPEYYGAVSHTPEDNGTSHVSVVDGNGMAVAVTSTINLHLGAGFASPQTGIILNNEMADFSPSSTFNFYGLPPSPTNMIQPGKRPLSSMTPAIVVDSSSGQIRLVIGAAGGVRITTSTVYAMIRNLWLGEDIKEAIDSPRFHHQLIPMTLNYEKGFPKEMVEELSRRGHRTSEEDTRGGAVYGISVAGEKEEDDDDGGCHLYANADYRKGGDVAGF encoded by the exons ATGGAATCGCGTTCGGGATACGAATTGGCGTTCACCTCCGCCGCTCCGACACCGTCTCGATTGGGCAGATACAAAACGGCGGCCATCAGCTCGGATGGAGCCCAGTGCTCTAATGCCGGACG gGACGTTTTAGAGGAGGGTGGCAATGCCGTAGATGCCGCCATCGCCGCCCTCTTTTGCAACGCTGTCGTTAATCCGCAAAGCGCCGGAATTGGCGGCGGATTCCACATGACAGTCTACGACCCGGTCACTCGGACGGCCCATTGTCTGGACGCCAGGGAAGTGGCGCCCTTGGCCGCCACGGAAGACATGTTCCAGTCCGATCCGTCATTAgccaaaaaag GTGGTTTGGCTGTTGCGGTGCCGGGAGAGCTGGCCGGATACTGGGCCGCCCATCAGCGATACGGGCGATTGCCCTGGTCTCGTTTGGTCCAGCCGGCCGTCAAATTGGCCGAGAACGGGGCGCCCGTCAATCGTCACCTCGCCGAAGTTCTGCGCCGCGAGGCTCAATCGATCCAGGACGAACCTTCGATGCG GTTCTTTGTGGACGCAACGAGCGGCCAAGTTTTGAAATTCGGGGACAcgttcaaatttcccgccctGGCTGAAACGCTGAAACAAGTCGGACGGGACGGAGTGGAGGCCTTTTACAATGGAACCCTGGGCGACATGTTGATAGACGACGTCCGGCTCCGCGGTGGAATCCTGACCAAGGAAGATCTTCGCCAATACCG TGTCCAGTGGGTGGAGCCCGTCCAGGTGAAGTTGAAGAACAACTTGACACTTTACTCGCCTCCTCCGCCCGGATCGGGCGTCTTGACAGCTTACATTATGCGCCTGTTGGACCCTGGACACCTTGATAATAATAGTTCGTCGCCGGACGACGGAATAATGTCATCCGACCATCCAGTGACGCATCACCGGATCGCCGAGGCCTTCAAACACGCCTTCGCTCAGCGCACCAAGCTGGGAGATCCAAGATTCCATCCGGAGGTCAACCAG TTGACGGAATTGTTGATTTCCGACGCGTTCGTCGATGAAACTCGTTCGAAAATCCAAGATTCCGTCACTTTCGACGATCCGGAATACTACGGGGCCGTGTCCCACACTCCGGAGGATAACGGGACGTCTCACGTGTCCGTTGTCGATGGAAACGGAATGGCCGTCGCCGTCACCTCGACCATCAATTTGca TTTGGGCGCCGGATTCGCTTCTCCGCAGACGGGCATCATCCTGAACAACGAAATGGCCGATTTCTCGCCGTCCAGCACGTTCAATTTCTACGGGCTGCCGCCCAGCCCGACCAACATGATCCAGCCGGGCAAACGTCCGCTCTCTTCGATGACGCCGGCCATCGTTGTCGACTCGTCGAGCGGTCAAATCCGCCTGGTCATCGGAGCGGCCGGCGGCGTTCGAATCACCACATCCACCGTTTAC gcCATGATTCGTAACTTGTGGTTGGGCGAGGACATCAAGGAGGCCATCGACAGCCCGAGGTTTCACCATCAGCTCATCCCCATGACGCTCAATTATGAGAAGGGTTTCCCCAAG GAAATGGTGGAGGAATTGTCTAGGCGAGGGCACCGAACGAGCGAAGAAGACACCAGGGGCGGGGCGGTTTACGGCATTTCCGTTGCtggtgaaaaagaagaagatgacgacgatggCGGTTGCCACCTCTACGCCAACGCCGACTACCGTAAAGGTGGCGACGTAGCCGGTTTCTGA
- the LOC124189946 gene encoding uncharacterized protein LOC124189946 isoform X4: MYGQFEQVVDRFNWPVATEERRAAFSIHRSQQLRHSPIHRRRRRHRRYSPSPNCGRRKMNTIGSSTTSFASDSESDSEMEVPKMMGLARQGVYGSRSGSKGLNPLLDTISVIGDLCDSDDAVDGPASGALYAGSNSVDSGYKSSCPTPDCLILAQDASNYISARPPPVLPKPRRTLPAAPALVGSTSGSHPEGSNHCTAPLDLDHLTSLRQTLLTAIERYDTRTKELIDRDLPSSSGGGANKSSSPAESDHQLGDSVGNTDDDNHSSDRGLSKTELKEDKIQQQDGATRFSRVAHCMLEIIEDLQRQQQQQQQQQHSIESVDAGTDLEVVPAPSSSSSVVGSSGPVVPPKPTRISLSVATTTPAPATPPRVARRGRRKLPTPTQVPMIPPSPPSSVDSGDLTGADYHLYEEIIYDLGSSKTSIGSNLALNSNEKNESNCCPPPLPARPSRPPNPTTVGSCLSSSVKPWLNVIKPLRRDRNNQLIRNNTTNSCSSLSSSCSSSSHWTSQMANKLNSHHTDIARSNVYTFGSHPQHPQSHPPVNHPPVIKPQAFHPAAPAPNSSSLHRSSAHHHLHEDEYGFRAVSHMV; the protein is encoded by the exons ATGTACGGACAATTTGAGCAAGTGGTCGACCGTTTCAATTGGCCAGTCGCAACTGAAGAGAGAAGAGCGGCCTTCAGCATTCATCGGTCGCAGCAGCTGCGACACTCGCCCATCCATCGACGCCGACGCCGCCACCGACGCTACTCCCCGTCGCCCAACTGCGGTAGGAGGAAGATGAACACGATCGGATCATCGACGACCAGTTTCGCCAGTGATTCAGAGTCCGACAGTGAAATGGAAGTGCCCAAAATGATGGGATTGGCCCGACAGGGCGTCTACGGAAGCCGATCCGGCAGCAAAGGATTGAATCCGCTTTTGGACACCATTAGCGTCATTGGCGATTTGTGCGACTCGGACGACGCCGTCGACGGTCCCGCATCCGGAGCACTTTACGCCGGATCCAATTCCGTCGATTCCGGATACAAGAGCTCCTGTCCGACTCCCGACTGTTTGATCCTGGCGCAGGACGCCAGTAATTACATCAGCGCTCGGCCACCGCCGGTCCTGCCCAAACCCCGCCGCACTCTTCCGGCCGCACCCGCTTTGGTGGGTTCGACATCCGGCAGCCACCCGGAAGGATCCAATCACTGCACGGCTCCGCTGGATCTTGACCATTTGACGTCGTTGCGCCAGACGCTTTTGACGGCCATCGAACGTTACGACACGCGGACCAAAGAGCTTATCGACCGGGATCTTCCTTCATCATCCGGCGGAGGAGCAAATAAGTCATCCTCTCCGGCGGAATCGGATCACCAGTTGGGCGACAGCGTCGGGAATACCGACGACGACAACCATTCATCCGATCGAG GTCTGTCTAAAACGGAACTGAAGGAGGATAAGATCCAGCAACAGGATGGCGCCACTCGTTTCTCCCGGGTGGCTCATTGCATGTTGGAAATCATTGAAGATCTTCAgcgccagcaacaacaacagcagcaacaacaacattccatTGAGTCTGTCGATGCTGGAACCGACTTGGAAGTGGTGCCGgccccatcatcatcatcatctgttgTTGGTAGCAGCGGACCGGTAGTGCCACCGAAACCCACTAGGATTTCGCTTTCTGTGGCCACTACGACGCCAGCGCCAGCGACTCCGCCTCGGGTGGCTCGTCGTGGCAGACGCAAATTGCCCACGCCGACCCAAGTGCCGATGATCCCTCCGTCTCCGCCCAGCTCGGTCGATTCCGGCGACTTGACGGGAGCCGATTACCATCTGTACGAGGAAATCATCTACGATCTCGGCTCGTCTAAAACCTCGATCGGTTCGAATTTGGCGCTCAATTCCAACGAGAAAAACGAGTCCAATTGCTGCCCGCCACCTTTGCCGGCCAGGCCGTCCAGGCCCCCCAACCCGACGACGGTGGGCTCGTGCCTGAGCAGTTCGGTGAAACCTTGGCTGAACGTCATCAAACCTCTGCGCAGGGACCGGAACAATCAGCTGATCCGCAACAACACGACGAACAGTTGCTCCTCATTGAGCTCGTCGTGCTCCTCTTCAAGTCACTGGACGTCTCAGATGGCCAACAAACTCAACAGCCACCACACGGACATTGCCCGTTCCAATGTCTACACATTCGGCAGCCACCCTCAGCATCCGCAATCTCATCCGCCGGTCAACCATCCACCCGTTATCAAACCGCAAGCCTTTCATCCGGCGGCGCCAGCACCCAACAGTTCGTCACTCCACCGCAGCTCggcccaccaccacctacaCGAAGACGAGTACGGATTCCGGGCCGTCTCTCACATGGTCTAA
- the LOC124189946 gene encoding uncharacterized protein LOC124189946 isoform X1, which yields MDGATDVDAWLYFPGTKKNWTRHTMDDLLHRLRHDMVELSSQGDNFTQQIWLMYGQFEQVVDRFNWPVATEERRAAFSIHRSQQLRHSPIHRRRRRHRRYSPSPNCGRRKMNTIGSSTTSFASDSESDSEMEVPKMMGLARQGVYGSRSGSKGLNPLLDTISVIGDLCDSDDAVDGPASGALYAGSNSVDSGYKSSCPTPDCLILAQDASNYISARPPPVLPKPRRTLPAAPALVGSTSGSHPEGSNHCTAPLDLDHLTSLRQTLLTAIERYDTRTKELIDRDLPSSSGGGANKSSSPAESDHQLGDSVGNTDDDNHSSDRGLSKTELKEDKIQQQDGATRFSRVAHCMLEIIEDLQRQQQQQQQQQHSIESVDAGTDLEVVPAPSSSSSVVGSSGPVVPPKPTRISLSVATTTPAPATPPRVARRGRRKLPTPTQVPMIPPSPPSSVDSGDLTGADYHLYEEIIYDLGSSKTSIGSNLALNSNEKNESNCCPPPLPARPSRPPNPTTVGSCLSSSVKPWLNVIKPLRRDRNNQLIRNNTTNSCSSLSSSCSSSSHWTSQMANKLNSHHTDIARSNVYTFGSHPQHPQSHPPVNHPPVIKPQAFHPAAPAPNSSSLHRSSAHHHLHEDEYGFRAVSHMV from the exons atggatggagcaactgacgtagatgcctggctgtatttcccaggtacaaag aaaaattggacTCGACACACGATGGACGATTTATTGCACCGGTTACGTCACGACATG gtggAATTATCGTCACAGGGAGACAATTTCACGCAGCAAATATGGTTGATGTACGGACAATTTGAGCAAGTGGTCGACCGTTTCAATTGGCCAGTCGCAACTGAAGAGAGAAGAGCGGCCTTCAGCATTCATCGGTCGCAGCAGCTGCGACACTCGCCCATCCATCGACGCCGACGCCGCCACCGACGCTACTCCCCGTCGCCCAACTGCGGTAGGAGGAAGATGAACACGATCGGATCATCGACGACCAGTTTCGCCAGTGATTCAGAGTCCGACAGTGAAATGGAAGTGCCCAAAATGATGGGATTGGCCCGACAGGGCGTCTACGGAAGCCGATCCGGCAGCAAAGGATTGAATCCGCTTTTGGACACCATTAGCGTCATTGGCGATTTGTGCGACTCGGACGACGCCGTCGACGGTCCCGCATCCGGAGCACTTTACGCCGGATCCAATTCCGTCGATTCCGGATACAAGAGCTCCTGTCCGACTCCCGACTGTTTGATCCTGGCGCAGGACGCCAGTAATTACATCAGCGCTCGGCCACCGCCGGTCCTGCCCAAACCCCGCCGCACTCTTCCGGCCGCACCCGCTTTGGTGGGTTCGACATCCGGCAGCCACCCGGAAGGATCCAATCACTGCACGGCTCCGCTGGATCTTGACCATTTGACGTCGTTGCGCCAGACGCTTTTGACGGCCATCGAACGTTACGACACGCGGACCAAAGAGCTTATCGACCGGGATCTTCCTTCATCATCCGGCGGAGGAGCAAATAAGTCATCCTCTCCGGCGGAATCGGATCACCAGTTGGGCGACAGCGTCGGGAATACCGACGACGACAACCATTCATCCGATCGAG GTCTGTCTAAAACGGAACTGAAGGAGGATAAGATCCAGCAACAGGATGGCGCCACTCGTTTCTCCCGGGTGGCTCATTGCATGTTGGAAATCATTGAAGATCTTCAgcgccagcaacaacaacagcagcaacaacaacattccatTGAGTCTGTCGATGCTGGAACCGACTTGGAAGTGGTGCCGgccccatcatcatcatcatctgttgTTGGTAGCAGCGGACCGGTAGTGCCACCGAAACCCACTAGGATTTCGCTTTCTGTGGCCACTACGACGCCAGCGCCAGCGACTCCGCCTCGGGTGGCTCGTCGTGGCAGACGCAAATTGCCCACGCCGACCCAAGTGCCGATGATCCCTCCGTCTCCGCCCAGCTCGGTCGATTCCGGCGACTTGACGGGAGCCGATTACCATCTGTACGAGGAAATCATCTACGATCTCGGCTCGTCTAAAACCTCGATCGGTTCGAATTTGGCGCTCAATTCCAACGAGAAAAACGAGTCCAATTGCTGCCCGCCACCTTTGCCGGCCAGGCCGTCCAGGCCCCCCAACCCGACGACGGTGGGCTCGTGCCTGAGCAGTTCGGTGAAACCTTGGCTGAACGTCATCAAACCTCTGCGCAGGGACCGGAACAATCAGCTGATCCGCAACAACACGACGAACAGTTGCTCCTCATTGAGCTCGTCGTGCTCCTCTTCAAGTCACTGGACGTCTCAGATGGCCAACAAACTCAACAGCCACCACACGGACATTGCCCGTTCCAATGTCTACACATTCGGCAGCCACCCTCAGCATCCGCAATCTCATCCGCCGGTCAACCATCCACCCGTTATCAAACCGCAAGCCTTTCATCCGGCGGCGCCAGCACCCAACAGTTCGTCACTCCACCGCAGCTCggcccaccaccacctacaCGAAGACGAGTACGGATTCCGGGCCGTCTCTCACATGGTCTAA
- the LOC124189946 gene encoding uncharacterized protein LOC124189946 isoform X3 — MDDLLHRLRHDMVELSSQGDNFTQQIWLMYGQFEQVVDRFNWPVATEERRAAFSIHRSQQLRHSPIHRRRRRHRRYSPSPNCGRRKMNTIGSSTTSFASDSESDSEMEVPKMMGLARQGVYGSRSGSKGLNPLLDTISVIGDLCDSDDAVDGPASGALYAGSNSVDSGYKSSCPTPDCLILAQDASNYISARPPPVLPKPRRTLPAAPALVGSTSGSHPEGSNHCTAPLDLDHLTSLRQTLLTAIERYDTRTKELIDRDLPSSSGGGANKSSSPAESDHQLGDSVGNTDDDNHSSDRGLSKTELKEDKIQQQDGATRFSRVAHCMLEIIEDLQRQQQQQQQQQHSIESVDAGTDLEVVPAPSSSSSVVGSSGPVVPPKPTRISLSVATTTPAPATPPRVARRGRRKLPTPTQVPMIPPSPPSSVDSGDLTGADYHLYEEIIYDLGSSKTSIGSNLALNSNEKNESNCCPPPLPARPSRPPNPTTVGSCLSSSVKPWLNVIKPLRRDRNNQLIRNNTTNSCSSLSSSCSSSSHWTSQMANKLNSHHTDIARSNVYTFGSHPQHPQSHPPVNHPPVIKPQAFHPAAPAPNSSSLHRSSAHHHLHEDEYGFRAVSHMV; from the exons ATGGACGATTTATTGCACCGGTTACGTCACGACATG gtggAATTATCGTCACAGGGAGACAATTTCACGCAGCAAATATGGTTGATGTACGGACAATTTGAGCAAGTGGTCGACCGTTTCAATTGGCCAGTCGCAACTGAAGAGAGAAGAGCGGCCTTCAGCATTCATCGGTCGCAGCAGCTGCGACACTCGCCCATCCATCGACGCCGACGCCGCCACCGACGCTACTCCCCGTCGCCCAACTGCGGTAGGAGGAAGATGAACACGATCGGATCATCGACGACCAGTTTCGCCAGTGATTCAGAGTCCGACAGTGAAATGGAAGTGCCCAAAATGATGGGATTGGCCCGACAGGGCGTCTACGGAAGCCGATCCGGCAGCAAAGGATTGAATCCGCTTTTGGACACCATTAGCGTCATTGGCGATTTGTGCGACTCGGACGACGCCGTCGACGGTCCCGCATCCGGAGCACTTTACGCCGGATCCAATTCCGTCGATTCCGGATACAAGAGCTCCTGTCCGACTCCCGACTGTTTGATCCTGGCGCAGGACGCCAGTAATTACATCAGCGCTCGGCCACCGCCGGTCCTGCCCAAACCCCGCCGCACTCTTCCGGCCGCACCCGCTTTGGTGGGTTCGACATCCGGCAGCCACCCGGAAGGATCCAATCACTGCACGGCTCCGCTGGATCTTGACCATTTGACGTCGTTGCGCCAGACGCTTTTGACGGCCATCGAACGTTACGACACGCGGACCAAAGAGCTTATCGACCGGGATCTTCCTTCATCATCCGGCGGAGGAGCAAATAAGTCATCCTCTCCGGCGGAATCGGATCACCAGTTGGGCGACAGCGTCGGGAATACCGACGACGACAACCATTCATCCGATCGAG GTCTGTCTAAAACGGAACTGAAGGAGGATAAGATCCAGCAACAGGATGGCGCCACTCGTTTCTCCCGGGTGGCTCATTGCATGTTGGAAATCATTGAAGATCTTCAgcgccagcaacaacaacagcagcaacaacaacattccatTGAGTCTGTCGATGCTGGAACCGACTTGGAAGTGGTGCCGgccccatcatcatcatcatctgttgTTGGTAGCAGCGGACCGGTAGTGCCACCGAAACCCACTAGGATTTCGCTTTCTGTGGCCACTACGACGCCAGCGCCAGCGACTCCGCCTCGGGTGGCTCGTCGTGGCAGACGCAAATTGCCCACGCCGACCCAAGTGCCGATGATCCCTCCGTCTCCGCCCAGCTCGGTCGATTCCGGCGACTTGACGGGAGCCGATTACCATCTGTACGAGGAAATCATCTACGATCTCGGCTCGTCTAAAACCTCGATCGGTTCGAATTTGGCGCTCAATTCCAACGAGAAAAACGAGTCCAATTGCTGCCCGCCACCTTTGCCGGCCAGGCCGTCCAGGCCCCCCAACCCGACGACGGTGGGCTCGTGCCTGAGCAGTTCGGTGAAACCTTGGCTGAACGTCATCAAACCTCTGCGCAGGGACCGGAACAATCAGCTGATCCGCAACAACACGACGAACAGTTGCTCCTCATTGAGCTCGTCGTGCTCCTCTTCAAGTCACTGGACGTCTCAGATGGCCAACAAACTCAACAGCCACCACACGGACATTGCCCGTTCCAATGTCTACACATTCGGCAGCCACCCTCAGCATCCGCAATCTCATCCGCCGGTCAACCATCCACCCGTTATCAAACCGCAAGCCTTTCATCCGGCGGCGCCAGCACCCAACAGTTCGTCACTCCACCGCAGCTCggcccaccaccacctacaCGAAGACGAGTACGGATTCCGGGCCGTCTCTCACATGGTCTAA
- the LOC124189946 gene encoding uncharacterized protein LOC124189946 isoform X2 → MDGATDVDAWLYFPGTKVELSSQGDNFTQQIWLMYGQFEQVVDRFNWPVATEERRAAFSIHRSQQLRHSPIHRRRRRHRRYSPSPNCGRRKMNTIGSSTTSFASDSESDSEMEVPKMMGLARQGVYGSRSGSKGLNPLLDTISVIGDLCDSDDAVDGPASGALYAGSNSVDSGYKSSCPTPDCLILAQDASNYISARPPPVLPKPRRTLPAAPALVGSTSGSHPEGSNHCTAPLDLDHLTSLRQTLLTAIERYDTRTKELIDRDLPSSSGGGANKSSSPAESDHQLGDSVGNTDDDNHSSDRGLSKTELKEDKIQQQDGATRFSRVAHCMLEIIEDLQRQQQQQQQQQHSIESVDAGTDLEVVPAPSSSSSVVGSSGPVVPPKPTRISLSVATTTPAPATPPRVARRGRRKLPTPTQVPMIPPSPPSSVDSGDLTGADYHLYEEIIYDLGSSKTSIGSNLALNSNEKNESNCCPPPLPARPSRPPNPTTVGSCLSSSVKPWLNVIKPLRRDRNNQLIRNNTTNSCSSLSSSCSSSSHWTSQMANKLNSHHTDIARSNVYTFGSHPQHPQSHPPVNHPPVIKPQAFHPAAPAPNSSSLHRSSAHHHLHEDEYGFRAVSHMV, encoded by the exons atggatggagcaactgacgtagatgcctggctgtatttcccaggtacaaag gtggAATTATCGTCACAGGGAGACAATTTCACGCAGCAAATATGGTTGATGTACGGACAATTTGAGCAAGTGGTCGACCGTTTCAATTGGCCAGTCGCAACTGAAGAGAGAAGAGCGGCCTTCAGCATTCATCGGTCGCAGCAGCTGCGACACTCGCCCATCCATCGACGCCGACGCCGCCACCGACGCTACTCCCCGTCGCCCAACTGCGGTAGGAGGAAGATGAACACGATCGGATCATCGACGACCAGTTTCGCCAGTGATTCAGAGTCCGACAGTGAAATGGAAGTGCCCAAAATGATGGGATTGGCCCGACAGGGCGTCTACGGAAGCCGATCCGGCAGCAAAGGATTGAATCCGCTTTTGGACACCATTAGCGTCATTGGCGATTTGTGCGACTCGGACGACGCCGTCGACGGTCCCGCATCCGGAGCACTTTACGCCGGATCCAATTCCGTCGATTCCGGATACAAGAGCTCCTGTCCGACTCCCGACTGTTTGATCCTGGCGCAGGACGCCAGTAATTACATCAGCGCTCGGCCACCGCCGGTCCTGCCCAAACCCCGCCGCACTCTTCCGGCCGCACCCGCTTTGGTGGGTTCGACATCCGGCAGCCACCCGGAAGGATCCAATCACTGCACGGCTCCGCTGGATCTTGACCATTTGACGTCGTTGCGCCAGACGCTTTTGACGGCCATCGAACGTTACGACACGCGGACCAAAGAGCTTATCGACCGGGATCTTCCTTCATCATCCGGCGGAGGAGCAAATAAGTCATCCTCTCCGGCGGAATCGGATCACCAGTTGGGCGACAGCGTCGGGAATACCGACGACGACAACCATTCATCCGATCGAG GTCTGTCTAAAACGGAACTGAAGGAGGATAAGATCCAGCAACAGGATGGCGCCACTCGTTTCTCCCGGGTGGCTCATTGCATGTTGGAAATCATTGAAGATCTTCAgcgccagcaacaacaacagcagcaacaacaacattccatTGAGTCTGTCGATGCTGGAACCGACTTGGAAGTGGTGCCGgccccatcatcatcatcatctgttgTTGGTAGCAGCGGACCGGTAGTGCCACCGAAACCCACTAGGATTTCGCTTTCTGTGGCCACTACGACGCCAGCGCCAGCGACTCCGCCTCGGGTGGCTCGTCGTGGCAGACGCAAATTGCCCACGCCGACCCAAGTGCCGATGATCCCTCCGTCTCCGCCCAGCTCGGTCGATTCCGGCGACTTGACGGGAGCCGATTACCATCTGTACGAGGAAATCATCTACGATCTCGGCTCGTCTAAAACCTCGATCGGTTCGAATTTGGCGCTCAATTCCAACGAGAAAAACGAGTCCAATTGCTGCCCGCCACCTTTGCCGGCCAGGCCGTCCAGGCCCCCCAACCCGACGACGGTGGGCTCGTGCCTGAGCAGTTCGGTGAAACCTTGGCTGAACGTCATCAAACCTCTGCGCAGGGACCGGAACAATCAGCTGATCCGCAACAACACGACGAACAGTTGCTCCTCATTGAGCTCGTCGTGCTCCTCTTCAAGTCACTGGACGTCTCAGATGGCCAACAAACTCAACAGCCACCACACGGACATTGCCCGTTCCAATGTCTACACATTCGGCAGCCACCCTCAGCATCCGCAATCTCATCCGCCGGTCAACCATCCACCCGTTATCAAACCGCAAGCCTTTCATCCGGCGGCGCCAGCACCCAACAGTTCGTCACTCCACCGCAGCTCggcccaccaccacctacaCGAAGACGAGTACGGATTCCGGGCCGTCTCTCACATGGTCTAA